From the Arctopsyche grandis isolate Sample6627 chromosome 2, ASM5162203v2, whole genome shotgun sequence genome, the window TAAATTTACCTTAAGAGGTAAAGAGGTAAAAACTAAATTTACTTTAAGAGATAAAATAGGAGTCAAAGCATGCCTGCTCGATCACCTGATTTGACCCCTTTACAATTTTTCATCTGGGGACGGGCCAACGAGTTCATTTATAAATTAACAGctaatcagaaaaatataaaaattttttcaaatcaagAATTAAGAaatgaaactaaaaaaaattacgtgaGACGGAATCGGAATactcttatgtatgtacatattagcgcGTGTCGTATAGTTAAAAGACTTGAAAAACTTCGTACTTTTAGTGCCGAGAAAGAGTTTAAGTCCCCAAAAGACAAAAAAGAAAGACTCATCGCCTTTCATACTTATTGAACTTAATGAAATaccaaaaaaatgtatgtatatatgtacttactggTTACAATTTCAGTGTCTTTCCGTTGTGCGTTCAAGCAATTCAACCACTCGGTCATGGTGATTTTGttatcgttgttgacgtcacaATATCTGGGAAACTTTTTTCCGCATCTTCGCAAGTGACGATTTTGCGACACGAGCTGTCTGAATGTCTTCCACTCTTTTCTTTCCAAATTTGAGTTTTTGTTAATATCGAACATGACGAAATTCCAAATGGCGATCTCCTCTTCTTGGGATGTTTGCCTATTCGAAACAACGACAGACGTATCAGCTAGACGCACAACATAACataacacctacatatgtatttcttgaAAGACAAGTCGGAAGACAAGACAAATCAAAAATAAACCCAATACACACATTAGTCCTGTTCTATTAGTATTCATAACCATTTGATTTTTCAGCAATTTCATCAAATCTTGAAGGAACACTGCTTTTTTTTGTTCGGGGCAGCCTGGAATTAATCAATTTAGCAAAAACTCAATTATACAATTTAACTtaagtatatacgtacatataacatGCACTTAAATCACTACACATACCTTTCATTGGGCGGCTGGGTGTAGAAAATGCATCACATTTGGGTGGCTCATCTTTTATTGCCGTTCCTGATATTGGTACTCCAGAGTCCTCGTTAACACACCAACAATATCCTGTCTGCGGATAGCATTGTATCCTACGGTAGCGACCATCCGCAGTACACTCTGGGACGTAACTCACTGTATCGTTTTTCTATCAAACAATCAAATGTATATTTGTGTCTACTACATacattagatatatttttttgcttttaacacattcttagagttatcgcaaTACGATAcgcattacctttattcgtactATCTAGCAaactattgaattctaaagcattcgtaaaaacattagAGCTGTCCAAACTTAACTGTAATATTAAACTGGATtatgttaatatgtattaaaacacTCAAACGCCACATAAAAGCAAGTCACTATACCATctttaaaaaagttttacttCAGAAATATTTACCTTAAGACACGCTGTTCTATACGACCAGGTGTAAgtgtttaaattttgttttcacaATGAAGAATAGATTTACCTGCATAACGGTTGCTTGTTCATCGAGCATGGATTTTCTGTCCGAAAGACAATCAGATAAATCGCCATCGTCTTTGTTTCTATCCAAGGAGTCATCGTTAAAACCTGGTGGATGGCCAGATAGTTTTGGTACACTTCCTTGCAGCACTGTatgaaaattgtaataaacattagTTGGGCTAGTTAgaatgtttttataataataccgATATAGCTCACGgtataattatgattttaatcatGTCAACTCTTTGAGATACAAATTTCTTCTATTTTAGCGCTGTAGAGTTACCATCTCAGTTGA encodes:
- the LOC143922567 gene encoding SPARC-related modular calcium-binding protein 2-like isoform X5; protein product: MEKSIIVANLLLVFVVAIAWGNPLTKTDCQAKFTECKDLTKRSVCGNDGRTYDQCKMAKMQCEGSNLSVQYRGACWEKSNTRRRSSIRGHSNREDCGRADKAQFNLNLVNMLSKEFDRENPVIPSINGKDTVVVEWKFNLLDKDDNKYLDRNEYKAIRRTIKKVVKPYRCARTLDLCDADQNGMITKPEWVSCIMNNTHNLLQGSVPKLSGHPPGFNDDSLDRNKDDGDLSDCLSDRKSMLDEQATVMQKNDTVSYVPECTADGRYRRIQCYPQTGYCWCVNEDSGVPISGTAIKDEPPKCDAFSTPSRPMKGCPEQKKAVFLQDLMKLLKNQMVMNTNRTGLMQTSQEEEIAIWNFVMFDINKNSNLERKEWKTFRQLVSQNRHLRRCGKKFPRYCDVNNDNKITMTEWLNCLNAQRKDTEIVTTKIKSVTFSKRKGPNPLEAYLKGD